The stretch of DNA ATCTGGTACTTCATCGCGTGGACAAGATTCGGCTCAAAGGCAGCCATCGGTTCGGTCTGCACGTTGCAGCCGATCGTCGTGGCGACCAATAAGAGAGCGAGCATACAGATGCGTGAATTTTTCATGATGGCTAAAGAGATAGGACGGGTGATCGAGTGGAACGACATCTTCATTCTAAGCTGTCTCGGCTATGAAGAAACCGCGTGTGCGAGAGCCGTGCGAATTCGCACGACCACTTTCTCTTTACCGAGAATGGCGAGCGTTTCAAACATCCCAAATCCAGCCGGGGTCCCCGTGACGGCGACCCGCAAAGCATGAATGATGTCTTTGAGCTCAATTTTTTGAGCTACACAAAAATCATCGACCGCTTGCTGCGCTTCCTGGACACTGAAATCACCCGAGTGAGTTTGCAGTGAATCAGCGAGGGCCTTCAACAGATCTCGCGCGTTTTCAGGCTTGTTGATTCGCTTTTGAAAAGCTTTTTCGTCAAAGGTGATTTCGTCAGAGAAGAAGTATTCGAAGTCCAAGATGTCGCCCGCCATCTTCATTCGATCGCCAGCTCCCTCAACGATCGCAGCGATTTTCTCGCGAGCCCCATCGGTGGTCAAAAAGCCAGCTTTTTCGGCAAAGGGCAAGACTCGTTCCAGACGGGTTTCCGCGGGCAACGCAGCAAAGGTGTCGCCTTGGAACGCCAGCAACTTTCGCGGATCAAATGATGCTGGCGATTTATTGACTCGCTCAAGCGAGAAGTGCTTGATCATCTCTTCGACAGTGAACTTCTCCGTTTCCCCGTCGAGCGACCAACCCAGCAGAACGAGGTAATTCAGGATCGCTTCCGCATCAAATCCGATCTCACGGTAAAAGTCGATGATCACGGGATTAAACGTATCTGCGGCGGCTTCGATTCCGCAACGCTCGGCGATCCGCCGCCCGTGCCGCAACAGATCAGCAAAATCCTTGTTCTTTTCATACTGAGCCAACTTACGTTTGCTTAGCTTCGCCGTTCCGCCGGGCTCCGCCACATAAGGCAAGTGAGCAAACTGCGGACGTTGGTAACCAAGCGCATCGAGAATAAATACTTGCCGCGCCGTATTGGGTAAATGTTCCTCGGCACGAACAACGTGAGTGATTTCTAAATCATGATCGTCGATCACGCTGGCGAGGTGATAAATGCATGACCCGTCGGCACGCTGAATCACGTGATCCTGTTCGGTCGCCCAATCCACTCGAACTTCACCGCGGATAATATCGTTAATCACGCATTGACCTTCGCGTGGCATTTTCAGTCGTATCGTCGCGACGCGTCCTTCGGACTCATACTTAGCAGCAGCCTCGTCATCCTCCGCCATGAACCGTCGATCATAGAAGAATCGCTCACCTTGCTTTTCGGCGGCCTCTCGAAGTTCTTTCAAGTCATCGGCAGTTGCGTAGTCGCGATACGCGTGTCCCGATGCCAACAGCTTTGCCGCGGCTGCCTTATGACCCTCTGCCCGTTGCGATTGAAAGTAAGGTTCGTGGGGACCGCCAACTTCGGGACCTTCGTCCCAGTCCATACCCAGCCATCGAAATCCATCGAGAATCGGTTGCAACGCTTCTTGCACGTTCCGCTGAGCATCGGTGTCATCGATTCGCAGTAGAAACTGACCGCCCGATTGACGCGCAAGCAGCCAGTTAAACAAAGCAGTGCGGACACCACCGATATGCAGATATCCAGTGGGCGAAGGAGCAAAACGGGTGCGGATCATCAATGCAGATCTCGGATGACAGGTGTCGGTGAAGGGTAGGAGAGCACAAGTTTTACTCCTCAAACCCGTCTCCTGAAACCTACCGCCTGGATCTCGTTACCCAAGATTGACAGCCTATTTCACTTCCATCTGGTCTCGAAGCGTTTTCATGCCGCGGTGGAGCAGTCCAGCGATGGCTCCCGTGGTTTTGTCCAATTGCTGAGCCACGTCGCTAAGCTTCATGCCTTCGAGGTAATGCAATCGAATGGCGTCGCGCTGGGCGTCGGGCAACCGCTCGACCGCGTCGGCAAGTTGCACAACGTGCTCGCCGACCATGGCATGCTGACTCGGCGTAGCCTCGTCACCGGCGAGCAGGCCTTCGAGTCGCATCGACGACTGCGTTAGCTTTTGCTCCATTGACTGTTCGCGCCGCACATCACGTTTGCCGCGGTGCATGTCGCGATCGAGATGACAAAGATGATGCGAAAGGATTTGGCGAAGCCAGCCTCGAAACTCGGCTTCGGTCGTTCCTCGAAAACCGTCGATTCCTTGCACGGCCTGCAACATCACCTGCTGAACCATGTCACTGGCCCCGACCTTGGCTTGATACGCTCGTCGCATTTGTGTCCTTGCCAACATCCGTATGTACGGTTCGTACCTGGCAATGACAGCGGGATCGCTGACGTCGATTGACTCGGAAGAGGGCAGTTCAGATTTAGGCTCGCTCATGCGATTGAGTTTAGCTTGCCGTTGACGTCAAAGCCACTTGCCGTCGATGCGTTCTGAACCGTTCGGATGATGAGAACTCGGATCATCGATCGCATACGCCTCTACCTCGAACGGATTTTCTCGATAACCATCTCGACGACGCACGTAGAGCCATAACGAACAAAGCAGGTATGCCGGGACGAACAGGGGCCCCCAACGCTCGTACTGGCGAACGTGAACTCGTTCGTGTCGTCGAGTCGCGTTCAACATCATCTCGTCCTGCCCGAACACGACATGCCCCCACGTCATTGCGGCGGCGGGCAACAACAACCGCTTGAGAAAATAGGAGATTGCGGGGCCATGGATTTCGATCACACTGTCAACGCGGCGGAACCGGCCGGCAAGCAGCAAGCCGATTGCAATGCCTGAAATCGTGTACGGCGAAGCCCACATGTACCCCGCCAAGCGTAAGATTTTTCGCTTCAAGGTTTTTGCTACGGTTGCGGGAACAAACGGGGAACAAGAATGCTCTGATCTTACCCCAAAAACCGACAACAGCCCGGTGCATGATCGTCGAAACGTTCATGCGGTCGGGCTGTCGATGTTTTTGTCAGTTTTGTCTTGCCCGTTGCGTGCGATCACTTTCCAGTCGCGAGCGTAACGGTTCTGGATAGAGTGCGGCGAGTCACGATCGGCGACATAACATCGACCAGACAAGCCTAGCCGTGTCATGTGCCGCTCACGCATAACGCGGGTGAGCTGATCTATAGGCTCTTAGGCGAATTCTGCTTCGAATTCGTTCTGCTCGGTTTCAGCGTCCATTTGATCGCTCTCACCAACGAGTCCAAGTTGGTCAGCTTGGTCTTCGGAAAGTTGGTAGTAGCCGAGGTTGCGAATGACTTCCAAGACTTCGCTGCACGTTGGGAACATGCGACCGGAGCTTTGCTTGTAGTCGTCCATCGCTCGCATGAATTCGATTTCAGCATCGTTGTAATCGCGTTCGCAAGTAGTCGGGTCGATGTGACGACGACGCTGGGTCTTGCGACGAGGATTCTTCATCACGCCAGTGTCCAGTGCATCTGGGTTACCGCTTCGACGATCGTTCTTTTGCGAGCCTTCGCGACGATCTAGAGTGACGATGTCTTCGGTGATTACGTCGTTCGACTTAGCGTTTTTAGTTGCCATAACAGCAATGTTCCTTGGCGGGAGAGCGCGAATGCGACCTTGGAAATCCCCCCGGATTCCAGATCGCAAACTCTAGTGTGGAAGGGTTGCACAAAAACCTAGCACGCTGGTTACGGTGACTTGAGCGAATCCGGGAAGTTTCCCGACCAGAATGACCTTGAGGTCTAGGTAAGAAGTCCGCTCGTACCGATTATGCCAATCAGGCCTACCTGTTTCACCAATCCACGGCACCCTTTAGCTGATCGCTGCTCGCAATTCGCGAACAAAATCCACCGCCGCCTTCGTGGCACCCGCTGAATCGGTTGCCGCCGCAATCCGACGCACAATCGCAGAGCCCACAATCAATCCATCCGAAACGGGAGCAAGCTGAGCTGCGGTCTCGGGACTGCTGATTCCAAATCCGATACAAATCGGAAGATTGGTTTGCTCTCGCAACCACCCCACATTGTCGACCAAGTCGGGTGGCAGCTTCGTTCGTTCGCCCGTGATTCCCGTCACCGAAACGTAGTACAAGAAACCGGACGACAATTCTGCGATGCGAACTTGCCGTTCCCGCGTCGTGGTGGGGGTCACCAATTGGATCAAACTGAAATCCGCCTCGCGACAGATCTTGGACATCGGCTCAGCCTCTTCCACCAACAAGTCGGGAACAATAGCTCCCGCGTAGCCAGCCGCTTTGGCAAGTTCCACGTACTTGGCGATACCAACACGATAAATGATCGCGTAGCTAACCATCGTGACGAGCGGAATTTCCACTTGCCCCTTCAATCGCGTCCCCATATCGAACACTTCGCCAAGTTTGAACTTGCGATCAAGTGCTCGTTGGTAGGACGCTTGGATGACCGGGCCATCGGCGATCGGGTCGCTGTAGGGCACCCCTACCTCACACATATCCGCGCCCGCAGCACCAATTTCGCGAATGATCGCTTCGGTGGTCGCGATATCGGGATCACCGGCGGTCAAGAACGGCATCAGTGCTTTGCGATTTTCAGCACGAAGTTTAACGAAGAGCTGATCGACGGCGGACAAGGCAAAATCCGAGATGGGAGGGCTAAATTCGAAGAGAGGATTCTAATTGCTGGTCGGCTTCAAAAGTAGGGTGCCAGTCCATTGCCCCAAGAAGCTCGAACCAACGGCAATTGCTTACCCACCAGTTTCAGAATCCCCAAAATCCATCGCCGAGGCGGTCATCGCCAACTGCATCCATTGTCCCATCGGAAACATGTCTATCGACGGCAATGTCAGATCCGTTGAATAGCGGGAAGCTGCCTGAAGTGTCGAATCGAGGCTCCGCAACTGCCCCACTTTGCGCTCATGCACACTGCCGCTGGAATTTGAACTCGGTTCCATCGGTAAACAAACTGAATCCTGACGATCCGCATTCGCCTTCACTCGTTGAACGAATCCATCTGCTCGGACCAACGTAGCAGCTTGTCGGGCATCACGAGGAACCACTAACGTCGGTGCGATGCTTCCGCGACGCGACCACCACAACGAGTCGCACCAAGTCGCCAAACGAGCTAACGAGTCTTGGTGCGAAAGCGTTATGGGTGTTCGATCGTTTTGCCGCGCCCATCGTTGAACCGACCTCATTCGGCAAGCCAAGTTGTCCTCACCCAATTTCGATGCCAATTGCTTAGCCATGTCCAAACCACCTTCAAGAAGCTTGATGCAATTGAGCCCTAACATGGCCATCGGTAGCAACCCGGCAGGCGTGAATGTCGCATACAAGCCCTCGATTCCCGCTGGGATGTCGAAGTGATGGTCCGCCATCGTTGTTACGCTCGCAGGCAATGTCACCAATTCGGACTTGATGATTGCAACAAACGGTTGGATCGTTTCCGACGTAGATTTTTCTAAGTGTGCCAAGCGTTCGGTGAACCACTTCAGCATGGCAATGACTTCTTGTGATTCCGCTCCCTCGATCACCGCCACCACCGCGAACCGCTGGGGTCCCCATGCAGCGGTGGGTTTGGTGATTCGATCCGTGATGGCTGCTAACGAGTCGTTGTCCGACGTGGTCGTCGCAAAATACATTCGTGGCTTACTGCCGCGTCCTGCTCGATCCAACTCATTGTGAAAAGGATCGCAGCGTGCTTCGATGACCGCTCGCATTCCTTCTAAGGTTTCATGCCTGCCGATCACGACTGCGGCGTCGATTTGATCGTGCCAGGCATTGGCGAGAGTAAAGATTCGTCCAATCGAAGACGCCTCGCGTACGCTACCGTATTGATCGGCGTGATACTGAGGCAGCTTGAAAAATGGTTCCTGCTGGACCGTCGCCATCGCTGCGGCGCAGTCCTCTTCCGGCAAAACCGCTTCTCGCAATCGCTGGGACAGTTCAAATTGCAACAATGTTCCCGCCTTCGAGACACGCCTCTGACAAGCTAAATTAGGGATACAACTGGCGAGCAAACTGGCCCACCGGTTCATAATCTCGCTGTTTATCTATACCACCGCCCTTCCTGTCGAGACTCTACCCGTGCAAGTTCGCCGAAAACCTGTTGTTTTAATCATCCGAGATGGCTGGGGTGAAAACCCCAACCGCGACGCCGACGCCACCAACGCGATCGTCCAAGCCAACACTCCCGTCTCCGACAAACTGATGAGCGACTACCCCAATACGCTTGTCAAAACATCGGGCGAAGATGTCGGGCTGCCGGCGGGCGTGATGGGCAACAGCGAAGTTGGTCACCAAAACATCGGTGCTGGCCGTATCGTGGATCAAGAGGTGATGCGAATCACTCGAGCGATCCGTAGCGGTGCTTTTTTCACAAACCCCACCATCACCGCCGCCGTTGAACACGTCAAATCGACCGGTGGCACACTTCATTTGCTGGGACTCATGTCCGATGGACGAGTCCACAGCGACATTGAACATGCTTACGCTTTCATTCAGGTCGCCAAGGATGCTGGCCTTGGTCGCGATGGTTTGGCCATTCACGCCATCACGGATGGTCGCGATACCTCCCCAACCAGCGGCGTGAAATTCGTTCGCAGCGTTGAAGAAAAGTGCAAAGAGATTGGTGCCGGTCATGTGGCCAGCGTGATCGGTCGGTACTTCGCGATGGACCGAGATTTCCGTTGGGACCGAGTTCAGCAAGCTTACGACCTGTTGACCAAAGGCAGCGACCGAACCGCCAACTCGGCTGCCGAGGCCGTTCAGAACTACTACGACAATCCAACCACCGCGTCGGTGACGGGTGATGAGTTCGTTGCAGCCACAACGATTGAGCGATCGCTGGTCAAAGACGGTGACGCGGTCATCTTCATGAACTATCGCGGCGACCGTCCTCGTGAGTTAACCAAAGCGTTCGTCTACGACGACGCTGCGTGGGCTTCTATCGAGGGTGGCGGTTTTGATCGCGGTAAGAAGATCGACAACTTGTACTTTGCCACCATGGCAGGCTACGAAACCGGATTGCCCGTTCATGTGATCTTTGAAAAGCCAGCTAAGATGCCTCACATCTTAGGCGAATACGTCAGCTCACTTGGCCTTCATCAATTCCGCTGCGCCGAAACCGAAAAGTACCCTCACGTTACATTTTTCTTTAACGACTATCGTGACGAGCCATTCAACGAAGAAGATCGAGGGATGGCTCAATCACCTCGCGACGTTTCTACCTACGATCAGAAACCGGAAATGTCGGCCGAGGAAGTTGCCGACAAAGTGCTTAATGAAATTGACAAAGGTGAAGCGGACTTGATCGTGGTCAATTTTGCGAACGGTGACATGGTGGGTCACACCGGAGTCCTCGCCGCAGCGGTTTCAGCGGTGGAAACCGTGGATGCATGTGTCGGTAAAGTTGTCGATGCGACCCTGGCTAAGGGTGGCTCGCTAATCGTTACCGCTGACCATGGAAATTGCGAGCAGATGATTGATCCCGAAACCGGCGGACCTCATACGGCGCATACAACCTTCGATGTACCGTTGATTGTTGTGGAACCCGGCCTAGAAGGAAAAACGCTGCGTAGCGGTGGTCGACTGGCTGACATCGCCCCAACGGTCTTGGCACTGATGGGACTTCCCAAACCAGAAGAAATGACTGGCGAATCGCTCGTAGAAGTCTAAACGTCAAAGGCGTCCTTTTCGCCGAGGCGGGAAGGATACGGATTAGGTACGGCTTGCTTCGCCATAAACACGATCAGCCTCCTGCCAAGCAGGAGGCTGAAATGAAAGAAGCGGGAATTCGTTCCCGATTGTGCTAAATCGCGAAATGAATCACGAACATTCCGCGGCAAGCCAATCCTTGTCGGGATTTGTTCGCGATCCTACTTCTTTCGTTTCTGCTTTGCGCGTTCAACAACGTCTTTGATCTTTGCCTCGCGCTGTTTCAAACGCTCGACACGATCGCGGTACTTTGCTTCGCGAGCTTTGAGCTTCCCGGCGCGATGGTTGATCTTATCGCTCGCTTCGCGAATACGTTTCTCACGTCGTTTGATCGCCTCTTCACGCTGCTGCAAATTCTCCGAACCCACGGCGGAAAGCGACGACAGATTCGCACTCGATAGTCCCGATAAAGACGAACCGCTCAACGATGGGAAATCGTCTTCGATCGCGTCGACTTCCAAATCACCCAAGTCTTCGAATTCATCAATGGATTCATCGCTGGAACCGTCGGCGATGGCGTCGTCGACTGATCCATCGTCCGCCAACGCGATGTCACTCTGATCGCCAGCGGACTTCGCGAATTTTTGCCACCAACTTGGCTCGATAAAGATCAGATTGGCTGCGATCATCATGCAACCAAACGTGATCATCCCCAAAAACAGAGCGATCCCGCCATGCAGTGCCAAGGCTAGTGCTAAGGCGATGGGACGCGTGATTCGAGGCCACACGATTGCCGCATACGAAAGTTCCCAAAACATCGTCGTGTGCGCCATCAGCGATGACAAACGTGGGTAGTTTGCCAACCACGTCATGTTGACGGATTGATACTCAAGATTTCCAACGGAATACCAGATCGCCGTTCCGTCCCACCACGAAGTCCCACGTGCTTTCGCGATTCCGCCAAAGAAATAGATCACGCACAAATGAATCTGCAGCAAACGAGTTGCGATGTTCGACGCGATCGTAGGTTCGCACTCGGGAAACATCCACGCAAACCACTTTGGGTTCTTTGCTTTGCTTTTCGCTTTGTCTCGAATCCAAGCATCAACGCTCCACAGACTTCCACTCGGTGCGATCGTTAAATACATGACGCTATACGTAACGATCTGGTCGAGACCGAACAGAGTTCCCGTCAGTCGATGCAGGTACATCAGTTGCAAAAACAAGGCCATAGGAGCAGTTACCCGAGTCAGGAAACCGATGGCAAAGCTAGCCGTGATGGCGATCGTCAGACCATGATGGATCCACAACAGCAACGGATTACTGATGTACCAAAGGTAGGATCTCCCCCAGTCGGAAAATCCGAAGGTCCCGTCATGCAACTGGCGCGACGTTTCGTTGTTGATCCAAGCGGTGTCGCCTAGAAACGAAGACAAATCAGTTGCCAGAACGATGTGCGAATACACCAACATCAATCCAGCGATAATGCGTAGTATCGCTAGCGTGTGAGGCATGCGAGGTGTGAACCAAAATCGATCCCACCCCGATCCGATCGATAGCAACCAATCGTGCAAACTCGTTTTCGCCTTCGCCAAGATCATCGAACGGGTTCTCCCGTGGGCGAGGGAATAGCTTCGGCCGGTTTGACGGGTGCGGTCAATGCTTCGACGCTGCCACCGGTGTCGCGGACACCGATCGGTCGATCCAACAATACGCGGTATAGCTGAGGGTCATCCAGTTCGATGGGCTCGTCGATGTACGATCCTAAATCAGGGATCAAGTGCTCGATCCTGCGGATCGCGGATTCTTGGCCCGGGTGCTCGTGATTCAAATGGTTGACAATGGATTGGTGAACCTTCACGTATCGTGTTCGAGCAAGCGTCCAATATTCTGCTGCTTCAGGATCCGCTGCCACCAAGTCGCGCGGCGGTCCCGGCGGTTGATAGATTTCGTGAAGATATTCCGACAACATAAAGTGCCGGTGGTACATCAACCTTGGTTGGTGCTGGTCAAGATCGGGATACATCTTTTCGACACGTGATCCATCCTTCGCTGTGATTGCAGCTTGAATGAGGTGACTTGGTCCTGGATCGGGCGCAAAGAACGCGTAACCGCGATCGATGTATAGGAGCTGCCCATAGCCGCGAAACGGTGCAAACAGCGTTGTAATCACGGGCGACGCCCCGAGGTCACCTTGAGCTTGGAAACTAAGCGGGTGCAAAATCACCGCCGCAAGATGAACACTGACCAGCACGCTAAGGATCAATCGCCACTTGCGGCTGGGGCGTTGAAGAGACGGAGTGGACATGGACAAGCAGAACCAGAGCAATAGAAGTAAGCAAATGCACCACTATCAGGCAATTCGATTAGAACGTCTAACCTAGCTACCCAGAACGCCGTAGCAAGAGAACCTAGCCCAAACGTTACCCAGAAGGCCGAAAAGCGTCGCTGATCAATAAAATCAGCCGCATTCCGATCGCTCGGAACACGGCTGACTGAAATCGTTTAACGCTTGAAACTAGCCTTAGCGGCTTGCCAAGCTGCTTCCATTGAAATCAAAGCTCAGCTCGGTAACCGAACCGGCCTTCACATCAACGGTGCGTTCTTTCGTTACCGGTTGACCGTCAACCTTGGCTGTTACGCGAACGGTGTAGTTGGACCATTGCTCACCAGCCTTCAATTGCTTGGTGCGGAACGTTCGAAGTGCGCCTTGTCCATTGGTTGGGTTTCCAGCCAACGAAACTTCAGCATCGGCAGGAACGTGAATCTTCACGACTGTGATCACTTCTTCATCAACAGGAGCCTTCTGCACTTCGACGCGCGAATCAACATCGGCTTCGAAGACAACTTCTTCGATATCGCCAGGACGAAGCTTCACGGACTTGGTCAGTGTCTTCTGGTCGCCGTCTTGATCGTACGTCACGTCCACTACATAGGTGTAAACGAAACCTTCCTTGAGACCACGCGACATGAACTTGCGTAGTTCACCATCACTTTGGGTTTCGTATCCGTTAACCGTTACCAACGCTTCGCTGGGAACCTTCACCGTGATCATGGCCGCATCAGCGTCAACGCTAACCGCTTCGTCTTCCACTGACGGCTTAGCTGATTCGTATCGTTCCGCTGATTCGTATCGTTCCTCGGACGCATTCGCGTCAGATTCAACAGCAGGTGATTCCACCGCGGCGCCGACTTCGTAACCACTATCAATGATGACTTCGCCAGTGGAATAGCCGCCGTCGTTGTAAGAATCACCAAGGATAACTTCGCCTGTTGAGTAGCCGCCATCGATGTAGCTGTCGCTAAGAGGAGCGTAGCTTTCATAAGACGATTCAATGACGGGAGATTCGTAGCCGACCGAAGAATCCATCCCAATAGTTTCGATCATCGGAACCGAGTAGCTGCCATAGCTGACACCACCACTTGATCCACCTGATGAACCACCGGTGTGTCCCGAAGCGCCGCCACTCGACCCGCCGCTTGATCCACCGGACGAACCGCCACTGTAGCTAGCGTACGTAACACCGCCGGACGATCCGCCACTGCTGCCGCCGAGACGACGCGCCGCTTTATGAGCACGGATGTTGTCAACCAAACGTCTTAGCGGACCTTTGCGAACTCCACCACTGCTACCGCCACTGGAACCGCCATGGCTACCCGCAGAAACCGAGGCTGCGACATAGCCGCCCGATGAACCACCGCTCGATCCGGAATGACGAGCCCTTAGTCGACTGAAGAAACCGCCACCTGAAGAACCGCCTCCGGACGACGCGTAGCCGCCGCCAGACGAGTCGCCCCACGAACCGCCGGCATCAGCGATCGTCGGAAAACAAAGGAGTGCAGCCGCAGAAAACCCGAGTGCCGCATTTCGTAAAGACATCATGATTGGTTAACTCTCTCCTGAAATTGATACTGAGTCATCAACTACACGGGAGGATCACAACGAGGTCATCACTAGAACATGACCTGGCTCCCCTTGCCGCGCACAACAGCTCACTTCGGTAAAATGTATCAGTCCGAAGTTACCAAGCAAGCAGCTCAGGCAATTTTTGCGGCCAGGGAAGACTAGGCAGAGCAGGCAACCATGGGGAAATGCATGGGAATGTCCATTGGTTCACCCTTCGATTTCCTGCCACAAAGCCGTCAATCGTGCTTCTGAAGCACGATTTCGTCGAAGTCGACCACGCCTGTGGCACCAAACAAGCCGATTCGCACGATCGCTTCGCGTGTTTGCGGAGGCACGCGGATCAACCGACTTGCCTCTCGCCACGGCCGGGTACCTCGAAACGGTCCCAAAGAAAAGGTACCAAGATCGCGTCTGAGTTCGTCATAAAAACTGATAGCAATCATCGGCAACGCGTCTCGCGTGGGTCCAATGCGAACATTTTCGGTTCGGTAGCGGCCACTGAGTCGAATCTGCGAAACTTCCCTCGCATCGATCGCAATGCCTTGCAACAGGTGAGAACTCAAACCGGGCGTCTCATTGGTGAATCGAGCAAACGCTTTACCGTGAAATGCTTCGTCGGATCCGTTGGATTTTTCAACGCGTTTGACCTGTCGGCCGTAGTACCACCCGGGAATGAAGTCATCATCCGTCGTTGAACGAGGCGCCTCACCAGCCAGAGTGCCATTTGATGCCAAATTAGACGCCGAAAAATCACGACCTGACTGGACATTACTGCCTGCGTCAGTGGGATTGTTCGATTCGCCAGCACCACCATCGCTTTGCTGCTCAGCAAATTCGAAGTCTCCGTTGATGATCGTAGGATTCGCTGGGTCAGGCTTTTGAATTCGTTTGTCTTCCGCTTCGCCGGTCATCGGAACAAACAAAGTCGGCTGCAACGGTTGCTCGACGAGCTTGCCATCGGTTTTGACCATCCGAAACAGCGTTTGCTGATATCGCTGTCCCACCGGAATGATCATCTGTCCGCCTTCGGCGAGTTGGTCGACAAGCGGTTGGGGAACTGACTCGGGACTGCAGGTGACAATGATTTTGTCGAAGGGTGCTGCATTGGGCCACCCTAAGAACCCGTCGCCCACGCGGACGGACACGTTCTTGTAATCCAGATAGCGCAGCGTCTTCTCCGCTCGCTCCCCCAATTCTTCCACAATTTCGATCGTGTAGACATGCTCCACTAACGGACTCAGCACTGCAGCCTGGTAACCGCTACCGGTACCGATCTCAAGCACCTTGTCCGTTGGTTGTGGATCAAGAGCCTCGGTCATGGAAGCGACGATAAACGGACTGCTAATCGTTTGAGCATTGCCGATCGGCAAAGCCATGTCCAAATAGGCACGATCTCGCTCTGACTTGGGAACGAAGAAATGCCGTGGCGTCGAACGGATCGCTTCCAACAC from Rubripirellula amarantea encodes:
- a CDS encoding protein-L-isoaspartate(D-aspartate) O-methyltransferase; translation: MNDHILFFAKVCVVTFLLISPDGDANAKDPYAAVREQLVRDRIASAGVTNPRVLEAIRSTPRHFFVPKSERDRAYLDMALPIGNAQTISSPFIVASMTEALDPQPTDKVLEIGTGSGYQAAVLSPLVEHVYTIEIVEELGERAEKTLRYLDYKNVSVRVGDGFLGWPNAAPFDKIIVTCSPESVPQPLVDQLAEGGQMIIPVGQRYQQTLFRMVKTDGKLVEQPLQPTLFVPMTGEAEDKRIQKPDPANPTIINGDFEFAEQQSDGGAGESNNPTDAGSNVQSGRDFSASNLASNGTLAGEAPRSTTDDDFIPGWYYGRQVKRVEKSNGSDEAFHGKAFARFTNETPGLSSHLLQGIAIDAREVSQIRLSGRYRTENVRIGPTRDALPMIAISFYDELRRDLGTFSLGPFRGTRPWREASRLIRVPPQTREAIVRIGLFGATGVVDFDEIVLQKHD